In Juglans microcarpa x Juglans regia isolate MS1-56 chromosome 4S, Jm3101_v1.0, whole genome shotgun sequence, a single window of DNA contains:
- the LOC121262896 gene encoding bZIP transcription factor 29-like: MQNFNASQMGFPVRQLPENLSPGGSENGNKRPGIPPSHPINPASLLQYSQFVGSSPASGEWSSQNLSPGISHSRSLSQPTFFALDSLLPPLSPLPYSEPSMSSLSDPISMDVSMEESAVNSHALSLPSPINGGNAFRVGEGLPPRRGHRRSNSDGIPLGFSTMIQSSPQLTPIGSWGVLDQSISGSENSGVDKPIQLVLKGELKRDRAGNNIANGADEGISEGVVLDDLFNEFMNLENIDNMNSYGTEEKDRDGRANGSKMKGCDGSDNEVESRKNDCLNCVQGSSSSFTNEKREGKRIASGDTKPTVRHSRSVSMDSYMGNLHFDDESPKLPPIGTQVGQQSPSNAPEGSSTKFCMGFGNGHFNEVELEKIRENAKLAEIALSDPKRAKRVLANRMSAARSKDRKTRYTTDIEHKAQILQTENTTLSNEVTKLQRESTELKSENNELRFRLQAMEQESKLKNALKEALRAEVQHLRLSVVKCGGEGYLAHCMAQQLSIDQQMFQLQHPHHTQVNHSTWEQHLLPQLPHHNGLEPQQENGDVAQQEANT, encoded by the exons ATGCAAAATTTCAATGCGTCTCAGATGGGGTTTCCTGTTCGTCAACTACCGGAAAATTTGAGTCCTGGAGGCAGTGAGAATGGTAACAAGAGACCTGGTATACCACCCTCACACCCGATTAACCCTGCTTCTCTGCTTCAATACTCGCAGTTTGTCGGGTCCTCGCCGGCTTCTGGGGAATGGAGTTCCCAGAATTTGAGCCCAGGGATTTCCCATTCTAGGTCTTTGTCTCAACCTACGTTTTTTGCGCTTGATAGCTTGTTGCCCCCTTTGAGCCCTTTGCCTTATTCTGAACCTTCGATGAGCTCGCTCTCTGACCCAATTTCCATGGATGTGTCTATGGAAGAAAGTGCTGTTAATTCTCATGCCTTATCACTTCCTTCGCCTATAAACGGAGGTAATGCATTTCGGGTTGGTGAGGGCCTTCCTCCTCGCAGAGGACACCGGCGCTCCAATAGTGATGGTATTCCATTAGGATTCTCAACCATGATTCAATCTTCACCTCAGTTGACTCCCATTGGGAGTTGGGGAGTTTTGGATCAGTCTATTTCTGGAAGCGAGAATTCAGGGGTGGACAAGCCAATCCAGTTGGTGTTGAAGGGGGAATTGAAGAGGGATAGGGCTGGCAATAACATTGCCAATGGGGCAGATGAGGGAATATCTGAGGGAGTAGTTCTGGATGACTTGTTTAATGAATTTATGAATTTGGAAAACATTGATAACATGAACTCATATGGTACGGAGGAAAAGGATAGGGATGGTAGAGCCAATGGCTCGAAGATGAAGGGATGTGATGGCAGCGATAATGAAGTGGAAAGTCGCAAGAATGACTGTCTAAACTGTGTGCAGGGGTCAAGCTCAAGTTTTACTAAtgagaagagagaaggaaagagaATTGCTAGTGGAGACACGAAGCCTACTGTCCGACACTCGAGAAGTGTTTCAATGGATAGTTATATGGGAAATTTGCATTTTGATGACGAATCACCAAAGCTCCCACCTATAGGAACTCAAGTGGGTCAACAATCACCTAGCAATGCACCAGAGGGGAGCTCAACTAAGTTTTGCATGGGGTTTGGAAATGGTCATTTTAATGAGGTTGAGCTGGAAAAGATCAGGGAAAATGCGAAACTGGCTGAGATTGCACTATCAGACCCCAAACGAGCCaagag GGTTTTGGCTAATCGTATGTCAGCTGCTCGTTCCAAGGATCGGAAGACGCGATACACCACAGACATAGAACACAAGGCACAAATTCTACAGACAGAGAACACCACCTTGTCAAACGAGGTTACAAAGTTACAG AGAGAGTCTACAGAACTTAAGAGTgagaataatgagttgagattccGCCTTCAGGCCATGGAACAAGAGTCGAAACTCAAAAATG CTTTAAAGGAGGCTTTGAGGGCTGAAGTCCAGCATTTAAGGCTTAGTGTGGTAAAGTGTGGTGGGGAGGGCTACCTCGCGCACTGCATGGCCCAGCAGCTTTCCATCGATCAACAGATGTTCCAGCTGCAGCATCCGCATCACACACAGGTTAACCATTCGACATGGGAGCAACATTTACTGCCACAGCTGCCTCATCACAATGGACTAGAGCCCCAGCAAGAGAATGGTGATGTTGCTCAGCAAGAGGCAAACACATAG